Genomic DNA from Hordeum vulgare subsp. vulgare chromosome 2H, MorexV3_pseudomolecules_assembly, whole genome shotgun sequence:
taaaaaagtccctataagtcccacctaaaccaaacacaagggacttattgggacttattatgGTTAATTGGGACTTATGAAATAAGACTCTCTAATAGGAACTTATTGGGACTTATCCTACAACGCTCGCACCGCCTGCCCCGATCGCTCCAGGGACAGGACGACTCGACGCTCGCAccgcccgccgcccgccgcccTCCCCGTCCTtgcccgccccgtcgccgcccgctcgccccgacgccgccgccccgccgcccgcccgcccagccgccgccccgccgcctgcCCGCccagccgccgccccgccgcccggccgccgcccgccccgacgccgccccgccgccgcccgccccCGCCTCGTCTCCCTAGTTCATCTGCAGGTTCGCTAGTTCATCTGCAGGTTCATATTTTCTGCTGGCTGGTTATATTGATTGGCACATCTAATTATTCATTGTCCCATATATATCCTGGTATGCTACCTACGTCTCAGCTTGATCGAGTACTGCATTAGGGCTGTTGAATTTTTGCTAACACATGTAGCAAACTGTGATCGGTGCACTCACTCATACATCCATTGCAAGTTAATGATCAATTCTTGCACATGATAATATTTCTAGTTTGCTGTTGACAATTAGGCTGATGATGATTCATATTGACTGCAGGTTACCGCGCCATGGCTGATGAGGATCCCCGCGTCCGAGGTGACCGTACCATGGCTGATGAGGAGGACGAGCAGATGCCTTTTTTCTCTCAGTTCTCATCCGCCGGTGGAAATCTCGGGAGGGGAATGGGTTTCGGGCGTTCCTTGGATCTCAACAGCAACGTCGACGATTTCTCGGAATTGGGCTCGTACCAGCAACTCCTCTTCGACCAGTCGGCTGGTCATGGCCTTCCTCCGATCGGACCTGGTCGTGGTAGGCCCATGCCCCAGGGCGGAGGAGGTCGCAGCCGGTCTCTGAACATCGGAGGTCGAGCCGGCTCTCACCTGTGTCCGTTCGTCGCCCCGGCCGTAGCTGCCGTTGAGGGGGGCGTCATAGGCCGTGGGAGGACCGTGTCGCAGGTCACCGGGCGCGGCGTAGGTCGAGCCAATGCGTCCTCATCTGTcggcactagaggaaaaactgcggggAAGCAACGTGTGTCGTCAACTGCTGCGTCTTCAGAAGATGTCGACGAGAATGAAGgctttgaagatgaagatgacaacAATGGTTTTGGAGAGGTAACTTTTTAAATTATGTATATAGTTCTTTTTTTGTATCAGCGTTAAAATTCATCTTTTTTTTGTGCTAGCTAATTGTGTGAACTTGTTATTTTTGGTTTGAAATGTCTACTTGTTATTTATGTTTGAATTGTGTACTTGTTATTTTTGTTTAGAAAACCATTGCAAAGGCCGATTGGACAGACGCGCATATTACTTTATTTTGTAACATCGCCTGTGAGGAAGCTAGGGATGGGCACTGTGTGAATGGTGTTTGGACAAGTAGAGCATACAATAACATGAAGAAAAAAATTTATCAGCGTGTGGGCCTCCTGCATAGTACCAAGCAATTCAAAAATTGCATTGCTAGACTCAAGAGCTACTATACTGCTTGGATGTGGTTGGGGCAGCAAACTGGTTGTGGCCGAACTGGAGATGGAGCTATAACCGCATCAAATGAGTGGTGGAAAAAAATAATTAAGGTACATACATTATTTTTCAATTACATCTGAATTGCTCACACTTGTTTACATTATTCAGCCTTGTACTAATTATCTAACTAATGATGCAGGAGAGACCAGATGTCAGAAAATTCAAGGGTGGCAATCCTGAGTATTTGGATATGCTAATAGAGCTATTTCAAGGTGTGGCAGTTGATGGATCATCAGCTTATGTGCCcttagatgaagatgatgaagaagaatatgATGTTGCCGATGATGGAAATGAGGAGAGTCCAATGAGCACCACGAGCAAGAAGAGGGGGAGCAGCGGCGGTGAACAGTCAGCTTCAAGCCCAGGAAAGAAACACAAGAGCCCAATGGTGAAACTAATGACAGGGCTCATCAATACTATTAACAGTGATAACACTTCTGACATGATCACTGAATATGCAAACAAAAGGCAGGAAGCAAAGGACAAGGCAAGAGAGAAGAAATCAAACAACACTAAGGAATCCATTACTCATTGTCAATTGTTGGCAGTTAAATGTGGTGCAGAAGAAACAAGTGTTGAGTACTTCATGGCGACTCAATTTTTTGCAGATGAGGCAAACAGAGTCATATTTGAGAACATTTCAACTAATGAGGCTAGGCTGACTTGGTTGAAGAGGTGGTGCATGATGAAGAAGTTGTACTAGTGTACTAGTTATCTTGATTGTCCTTTTTAATAGAACTATGTAATGGACATGTGTTGTGTGACCTTGTTAAATGACCATTCCATGTTCAAGTGTTTAATTTGCACGTACTAATGTTTTCAAGTTCCAGAGGTGGTGCATGATGAATAAGTTGTACTAATGTTTGCATGTTTCAGGATGATGACAACAGTGTTGATGGAATAAGCAGTGATGATGGGAGCAGCAGTGATGACGAAGCACTGATGTTGTTCATGCaccaaaaaagaaagagaagaatgatGCAGATGGCCTGCATGATTGGTATGTACCACTTGGACTCGTACTGTAACAAAGGACCTAGAAGAGTACCAATAGAGTCTGGGCATGATTGGGTTTTGACAACACTACACAACGAAACGGCCTGTTACAACATGTTTAGAATGCACAGACCAGTGTTTGAGAAATTGCATAGTGTGCTTGTTGATTCCTATGGTTTGAAGTCCACTAAAAGAATGTCATCAGTTGAGTCTCTAGGCCTGTTTCTATGGATAGTAGGTTCCCCTCAATCTGTAAGGCAAGCAGAAAACAGATTTGTTAGGTCATTGGAGACAATTGTAAGGAAGTTTGATAAGGTTTTGGCATGTCTGATCAAGCTTGCAAAAGACATCATCAGGCCAATAGATCGTCAATTCAGGACTGTGCATTTAAAATTAAGATCTAGAAAGTATGCACCGTTTATGGATAATTGCATTGGTGCAATAGATGGTACACACATACAAGTTGTGGTACCAGTTGCCACTGCTGCCCAGCATAGGAATAGACATAAGGAGAAGAGTCAGaatgtgatgtgtgtgtgtgacttTGATATGAGATTCACATTTGTCCTAGCTGGTTGGCCAGGATCAGTGCATGACATGAGGGTCTTCAATGATGCCCGATCCAGATTTGGTGACAAGTTTCCAAAACCTCCACCTAATAAGTTCTATCTTGTCGACTCAGGGTACCCAAATAGACTGGGTTATCTTTCACCATACAAGGGTTTAACCTATCATTTCCAGGAGTACCGTGATGGCACAATGCCTAGAGGAAAAAAGGAACACTTCAATTTCACCCATTCTTCACTTAGAAATGTCATCGAGAGGTGTTTTGGAGTCCTGAAGAACAAGTGGAGGATTTTGTTTCACTTGCCTAGTTATCCACAGCAGAAACAAAGCAAAATAATTGTGGCTTGCATTGCACTGCACAATTTTATTAGACAAAGCCAACTCGCCGATATAGATTTCGACTTGTGTGATCAAGATGAAAATTATGTACCATTGTCTATGCCAACGACTACAACAAATGATTCAACAAATGAGATGGACAGTGCTGCTATGAATCAATTCAGAGCTTGGGTCGCTGATGGGTTGTGGTCCTTGAAACAACAATGATATGGAGAAGTGTTCTTCGCTTCTGTAATTTCTGTTATCTCGGTTGTTATGTACTCTGTCTTATTTTGGTTCTTATGAACAAGTGTTAATTCGTTTGTATGAACAAGTGTTATGAACAATTATTATTTCGGTTGTCACTATTCTGCAATTCATTTGTATGAACAAGGGttatgtgaacaagtgtattttattaggtgcaacatggacttataagtccctgtaaacaaacaggtaggaactcgggacttataagtccctgtaaacaaacaggtagggacttatgacttataagttaggacttaaaaaagtcctaggacttatgaaacaaacagggcctcatTAGATCCCTGTCTCATATGATCATCAGCGCATCAAGGGCACCACCCTAGCCTACCCCTAGACAGCCCCTTAATTCTGGCAATCCTGCTGGCCATTACAGGCTACACTGCCTAAAAGTCTAGTGTAACCCAAGACTTTTGCAGTGTCATAGCCGCATTAAGTTGCCATTAGCACCTACGGAATTGCATTGTTTACTCTTAGTGGGTCGCTCGAGGAGCCGATGGAGTTTCTTAGTTTCAACTGTGCAGATCATACTTTAGTATACCGATCTTTGTCTTGTAAGAAAGATTCTCTCTCTCTGTCGTGGAGCTGCAGCACAATTGTTGCTGTTATCCCAACATTTTCTGACAAACTGGACCAAAACATACTGTTATTAGCGAGTAAACAATGATACAATGGAGTACAAATTCAGATTCACCGAAAATGAAGGGGAAAGGAAGGATCTAGCGGATTAGTCATGTTTCTGCCATAATGTCGATTTGAGGCCATTATAGCCTACACTAATAACAGTCATTAAATGTACAATCTACTAGTATCTTCTGCTGCAAATGGAACAATCATGACCCATGTAGAGTAGGGAAGAAAAGGTTACTGCTGAAGAGTCGAGACTTCAGAATAGTCCACATTTGGCAAACAGTGCCACACCATACACATCTAGACAGTAACACCAAAGACATTCACCCCCACAGATAAAAAGAGAAACATTTACCCATTCCGTTATAACTTTCAAAAGTTGATCGGCTTTGGGTCCTAATTTCTCCGGACCTTGCAAGCTGCAGGATAATGCAACTGTTTCAAACATTTACCTGGCAACTTGCAAATTTCAGGCAGAACAGGCTAATTAAtccattttaaaaaatgttgcagCCTCTCATCTCCAAGTTGGCCGTTCCGTTCCAAGCTGCACATTGCATTCCGGCCGGTCCCCAAGTCTGACCGCCCCCATGTTTCCAGTACGCATTCAACCTTCCTCGCTCATGGCGTACTGGTCCAATCACCAGACCAATCCCTTTCAAAGACTATCACCAAAAGAGAAAGTTCTCCAGCCGCTGCGGCGGCCTTTATTATCTTGCCATGACCATCGCACACACCTCCTCCTCTCTTGTCTTCcttgctcctcctccctcctccaagaCAGAGAGACAGAGTGAGGGAGCCCATATCCATACCCAGTACTGCCTGTGACACTTGTGCTGCTGCTGCGACTCCTGTTGTTTGGCCAGCCTCGTGCCCATCATCTGCACCAAGCACGGCCATAGGGGCCGGGGCCAGCGTCTCGCGCAGTGGCAGTGACCGGCCCTGCTGCGGTCACTTCACGGGTTTCGTCTGCCGCTGTTACATTACATCGCCATGGATTCTTGATGGGAGTGGCATGGGAGTGAGTGCCtccaacctccaaccagttttaaaAAAAGCTTTATGCGTGACCGCATTCCTCGAAGCAAGTCGATCGCGGCCTACAAGGGCTTCTCGACCGATCGGCCGGAGCTGCAGACTTGTTTGGGGTTTTCTTGATTAGTTCTTGGTTCGTTTCTGGTTCTCTTTTTCCTGCTTGGAGGAAGGATTAGGTTCTTCCATATCTTTCTGGATTCGTGCTGATCTCTGCGGGTGCCAAAAGATGAGCGTGCCGCACCTGTTCCGGTGTCCGATCAGCCTCGACATCTTCACGGACCCGGTGACGCTCTGCACGGGGCAGACGTACGACCGTCAATGCATCGAGCGGTGGCTCGCCGACGGCCACCGCACCTGCCCCGTCACAATGCAGGCCCTCGACGACGGCGACACCACCGTGCTCGTGCCCAACCGCACCCTACGCCACCACATCGAGCGCTGGCTCTCCGCCACCACCGACCACAGCCTCCCGGAGTCGGCGGACGACGATCCGTCGCTTGCAGCGCTCAAGCGGTGCCTCCAGTCCGAcgccacctccgccgccgccaagATCGGCGCGCTCAAGAAAGTCTTGGCGCTGGCGTCCGAGTCCGACGTCGGCCGCGCGTGCATGCTGCAGCTGGGGTTCCTGTGCGTGCTCCTGCCGCTCGTCTTCCACGCGGCGCCGGCCGTGCCAGCGGAACGCCACGCGGAGGAGGCGGAGCAGCTCGCGCTGCAGTGCGCGCTCAGCCTCATGCCGTCGAACGCGGCCGCGCCGCAGCTCGACTGCCTCAACATGCTCAAGAAGGAGGACAACCTCGCGTCGTTCGTCCGGCTGCTGGGGCGAGGCAGCGGCCGGGCCAAGGCAGGCCTGTGCCGCCTTCTGGAGACCGTCGCCACGGCCGCGGCGACGCGGGACCTGGCGCTCGTCGTGGCCGCCTCGCCGCGCGTGTGGCAGGCGCTGCTGCCGCTCCTGCAGCAGCAGCACGCCGGCCCGGCCCCCGACGCGCGCGCCTCGGAGGCCGCGGTGCGCGCGATCGCCGCGGTCTGCGCGGCCGAGCCGGCGCGAGGCAGCGCCATCCACCACGGCGCGGTCGGCGCGCTCTTCAGGCACCTGTCGTGGTGGGCGTACGGCAAGGGCGGCGGCGCCGTGTCCAGCGCGCTCGCGGCGGTGGAGGCGCTGGCAGAGACGGAGGCCGGGCGCAGGGCGGTGGCGCGCGCCCCGGGCGCAACGCGGATCCTCGTGAGGCACGTGTTCATGATGTCGTCGAGCAATGACGGGAGCGAGcacgcggcggcggcgctgctggCCGTGTGCAGGGAGTCGCGGGCGGCGCGGAGCGAGGCGGTGGGCGCCGGGGTGGTGacgcagctgctgctgctgcttcagaGCCAGTGCGGCGCCAGGGCCAAGGCCAAGGCGAGGGCGCTGCTGAAGCTGCTCAAATCCAGGTGAACTAGAGTAGAGCTGAGTAGTGCTCGTTAGAGTTAGCGAGGATTTAGATGTTCTTGTAAGCTGTAAGTTTCTGCGTCAAGAATGTCTACCAATGTCATGGTATTCAATTCCGTGTGTCAAGGAGTACTCTGGAtcgagagattaaattgtcaggaTGTATTTGGCGATTCTTTTGATTCCAGCTATTTTGTTACTCTACTTTTTTTTTTACTGGAAACTGCAAGACATACGAGTACATTAATCTAAGAAAATTGCAAATCTAAATAGTTTACCTGTTGAATATAAATAGCTTTAGTGCAAGTAGCAGACATCGAAGCGGGGATAGCTCAGTTGGGAGAGCGTCAGACTGAAGATCTGAAGGTCGCGTGTTCGATCCACGCTCACCGCAATAACTTTTGCTTTTTTGAAGTCTTCGAACTCATTCATTATTGTTTCCAGATTTTGCTGTTGATTTTTTGAGCTGCGAAGAAAAAACGAACCACTTTTTCATCAATCAGAATCACtggaaaaattctaaaaaaatgtaATACTATCTCCGAGTTTTTTTTTATACAGGCTGCAAACTAACATTTTAACTTattttttggttttattttattttacttgGAACAAAGTGATCATGAGGTGCGAAGAAAAAACGAACCACTTTTTCATCAATCAGAATCACtggaaaaattctaaaaaatgtaATACTATCTCCGAGTTTTTTTTTATACAGGCTGCAAACTAACATTTTAACTTattttttggttttattttattttacttgGAACAAAGTGATCATGAGGTTCCAAGAGACAGAACTACGCTCTCGGGCACAAACATGCTACTTTGAGAAATATTGTCACTGTTTATCGAAATCAAAGATGCACACAAGCATAACTCATACACACGCACCATTTCTGAAACTAGATTCGTCACATTCATATTGTTTTTAGCTACTAGTAAATGCGTATGTGCAATGCATGTTCATATTAGGAAGAATATTAATTGCGTGTTAACATGAATAGTGTATATATTGATATTTGATATGATATTAATTGCATGTTAAACAGGTTGAACGCTCGCCATGGGAGCAATATAGGTTGTTGGATTGACATGATTTAATGACAGAGATTTATTGGATCTCTccctttgaattttttttattgaTATGGGTATAGTTATTCAAAAATATAAAACTCAGAAACAGTCAAAATaatctgattttttttgaatcaAACATGATAGGAACTACACTTGTGTGAGAAGTTTCACGAAGGAATAGTTTCAACCGACTCCAaaaccaaaaataataataacacaCGCACATACACCCACCTCTACGCATGCAAGTACACTCTATCTTTATGAATACCTTTGAGATATGGAGCCGAAAAAATAAATTTTCATTGACCGCAGACGCCTCATAATGAATGGGAGCTTCGCAACAAACATTGTCGTAAAGTTTGAAATAAATTCGGGCAAATACAAGCACTATCACCAAATTTAGGACTTGAACTCTTGTGCGCTGGTTCCACCATAAGAAACATAACATTCGAGCTATGCTCAATTTTGTTAAACATCGTTTATATCTATACCTGGAACGTGGGTATCTATAACACGTATCCAGGATGGTTTTGTTTAAACCCTCGGTTACTAGAGATAGAACCGAATCATCTCCTTTATCTCGTAATAGGTCTGATCTCTCCTTATCTCTTTCTTGACTTGTACTCCAAGTATGTATGCCTATCAGGGAGATCGGCCCCTGCATATAAACATGCAACCGCCTTCCGTAGAGAGGCACGGCGGCGCTTCCAGCTATTCTTTCATGGTATAAGAGCGATTCTCTTCCACTACATCTAGCTGCCGCAAATACCCTCCACCATCCCCTCTCCTGCCATGGCCTCCTCCAGCCCCACCGCTGCTGCCCTCTCCGGCCAGATCACCGAGAAACTAACCCGCAGCAACTACATCCTCTGGCGGACTCAGATCACGCCACATATCAGAGGAGCTGGGTTCTTCGGCTACATTGACGGCTCCATGCCGGAACCCGCCAAGGCCATCATCGTCAAGGACAAGGATGGGAAGGAGGAAGCTACGCCAAACCCTCTTCATCCAATCTGGGTCAGGGAAGATCAGCAGGTACTTGGATATCTTCTGAATAACCTGTCAAAAGAGGTGCTCGTGTAGGTGACATCGATCGCCCATGCTAACGAGCTCTGGATGGCGCTTGCGAACATGTTCTCATCGCACTCGTTGTCTCGTGTGAACAATATCCGCATTGCGTTGGCCAATGCTCGCAAGGGGAACCAGATGGTGGCGACCTACTTCGCCCAGATGAGGTCCCTCGCCGATGAACTCGCTGCAGCCGGCAAGCCACTACCTGATGAAGAGCTTGTCTCCTACATCTTGGCTGGACTCGACATGGAATACGAGCCTCTGGTGTTTGCACTCAATGCCCGCACCACCATGGTCTCCCTCGACGATCTGTTCGCTCAGATGAGCAACTTCGATCAGTGGGTGGCCCTCTTCCAGCAAGTACATCCAGGCGGCTTCAAATCCTTCGCAAACGCGGCCACACGTGGTCGTGGCGGTGGATCTCGTCATCGTGGACCACCCCTCAATCAGGGGGAGAACATAGGCGGAGGGAACAACACCAACCCTTCCCATCGCCAGAACGGTGGCAATGGCGGGCGATCTTCCTACACCAACAACAAAGATCGCCGTCCCTCCAACTCCAACAAATCCCGCTCCGACTCCATCAAGTGCCAAATCTGCGGCAAGCTTGGCTACTCTGCCAAAGACTGCTGGTACAGGTTTGATGAGGATGAAACTTCGTCCCAAGAAGAAAAGGTGGTTGGAGCAGCTGACGGATCCTATGGAGTAGACACGAACTGGTACGTCGATAGTGGATCTACCAACCACATCACTGGTGAACTGGAAAAAGTGACCATGCGGGAGAAGTACCGAGGCCAAGATCATATCCACACGGCCAGTGGagaaggtatgaagatccaccaTGTTGGTCACTCAATTATTAAAACCCCTCATCGCAAAATTCATCTTAGGAAAATATTGATGTTCCCAGCGCCTCTAAAAATCTTCTCTCAGTTCATCGTATTGCCATTGACAATCACGTTTTCTTAGAGTTTCACCCCTTCTTCT
This window encodes:
- the LOC123430304 gene encoding U-box domain-containing protein 26-like, with protein sequence MSVPHLFRCPISLDIFTDPVTLCTGQTYDRQCIERWLADGHRTCPVTMQALDDGDTTVLVPNRTLRHHIERWLSATTDHSLPESADDDPSLAALKRCLQSDATSAAAKIGALKKVLALASESDVGRACMLQLGFLCVLLPLVFHAAPAVPAERHAEEAEQLALQCALSLMPSNAAAPQLDCLNMLKKEDNLASFVRLLGRGSGRAKAGLCRLLETVATAAATRDLALVVAASPRVWQALLPLLQQQHAGPAPDARASEAAVRAIAAVCAAEPARGSAIHHGAVGALFRHLSWWAYGKGGGAVSSALAAVEALAETEAGRRAVARAPGATRILVRHVFMMSSSNDGSEHAAAALLAVCRESRAARSEAVGAGVVTQLLLLLQSQCGARAKAKARALLKLLKSR